In one Pseudomonas purpurea genomic region, the following are encoded:
- a CDS encoding arginine N-succinyltransferase, producing MLALRPVQLTDLPQLQQLARDSLVGVTSLPDDTAQLRDKILASCASFDSEAQSNGQENYFFVLEDLAEQRLRGCSEILATAGFSEPFYSLRNRMFTSTSRELNIQHGVPALSLCHDLSGHTLLRGFHVDAALVGSAQAQMLSRARLLFIAAHAKRFADAVITEIVGYSDENGQSPFWDALGKHFFDLPYVEAERLCGLQSRSFLAELMPHYPIYVPMLPQSAQDCIGKVHPDGQEAFDILEREGFETNSYVDLFDAGPTLYARTSNIHSIAHSQTAVARLSATRTSGGQYLVSNDLLLGYRAIVAELDWLPGQPVPLDAQMLEALHVKDGSQVRLIAL from the coding sequence ATGCTGGCTTTGCGTCCAGTTCAGTTAACCGACTTGCCCCAGTTGCAGCAACTTGCGCGCGACAGCCTCGTGGGCGTCACTTCCCTGCCAGACGATACCGCGCAACTGCGCGACAAAATTCTCGCCTCCTGCGCCTCGTTCGACAGCGAGGCGCAGAGCAATGGGCAGGAAAACTACTTCTTCGTCCTTGAGGACCTCGCCGAACAGCGCTTGCGTGGCTGCTCGGAGATCCTCGCGACCGCCGGTTTCTCCGAGCCCTTTTACAGCCTGCGCAACCGGATGTTCACCAGTACCTCCCGTGAGCTGAACATCCAGCATGGCGTGCCGGCGCTATCGTTGTGTCACGATCTCAGCGGCCACACTTTGCTGCGGGGTTTCCATGTGGACGCGGCGCTGGTCGGCTCGGCGCAGGCCCAAATGCTTTCACGGGCCCGACTGCTGTTCATTGCCGCCCACGCCAAACGGTTCGCCGACGCGGTGATCACCGAAATCGTCGGCTACAGCGACGAAAACGGCCAGTCGCCTTTCTGGGACGCCCTGGGCAAGCACTTCTTCGACCTGCCCTATGTCGAGGCCGAACGCCTGTGCGGTTTGCAGAGCCGGAGCTTTCTCGCCGAGTTGATGCCGCACTATCCGATTTACGTGCCCATGTTGCCGCAGAGCGCCCAGGACTGCATCGGCAAGGTCCATCCCGACGGCCAGGAAGCCTTCGACATCCTCGAACGTGAAGGCTTCGAGACCAACAGCTACGTCGATCTGTTCGACGCCGGCCCGACACTCTATGCCCGCACCTCGAACATTCATTCCATTGCCCACAGCCAGACCGCAGTCGCTCGACTGTCGGCCACCCGCACGAGCGGCGGCCAGTATCTGGTGAGCAACGACTTGCTGCTGGGCTATCGCGCGATTGTCGCTGAACTGGACTGGCTGCCCGGCCAACCGGTGCCGCTCGATGCGCAGATGCTTGAAGCCTTGCACGTCAAGGATGGCAGCCA
- a CDS encoding APC family permease has protein sequence MDVEDFGYKQELKRSLTLKDLVVYGMIFMIPIAPFGIFGYVNAEAPGMVPLAYIIGMIAMIFTAVSYGSMARAFPVAGSVYSYAQRGLNPHVGFIAGWLMLLDYLLIPPLLYVYAAMALNHLYPEIPKVGFILAFLVGATFINLRGISFTARMNLVFLFAQLAVLGIFLFYAWNALHGGAGHGELTLKPFYNPQTFDFSLLMQAVSIAVLSFLGFDAISTLAEEIKGDPGRSVGKAALITLGVMGVIFVVQTWIATDLAAGMGFKSADTAFYEIAEVAGGSWLATLTAVATALAWGIAVAVTAQSAVSRLLFGMARDGKLPKALAKVHPKYNTPHIALYLVAVLSLLICYLFINSVDTLTSLVNFGALSGFVLLHLTVINYYWRRQQSGQVIRHLIFPAVGLIITLAIMYNMGVAAQKLGFLWIAVGLVYLFFLNRHSTGSALPDPSNN, from the coding sequence ATGGATGTTGAAGACTTTGGCTACAAGCAAGAGCTCAAACGCAGTCTGACGCTCAAGGATCTGGTGGTGTACGGGATGATCTTCATGATCCCGATCGCACCCTTCGGGATCTTTGGCTACGTCAATGCGGAAGCACCGGGCATGGTGCCGCTGGCGTACATCATCGGCATGATCGCGATGATTTTCACCGCCGTCAGTTACGGCAGCATGGCGCGGGCGTTCCCGGTGGCCGGTTCGGTCTACTCCTATGCACAACGCGGACTCAACCCGCACGTCGGCTTCATCGCGGGCTGGTTGATGTTGCTTGATTACCTGCTGATTCCGCCCCTGCTCTATGTCTACGCAGCCATGGCGCTCAACCACTTGTACCCGGAAATACCCAAGGTCGGCTTCATCCTCGCATTCCTGGTCGGCGCAACCTTCATCAACCTGCGCGGTATCAGCTTCACGGCCCGGATGAACCTGGTGTTCCTGTTCGCCCAACTGGCGGTGCTGGGGATTTTCCTTTTCTACGCCTGGAACGCCTTGCACGGTGGGGCCGGCCACGGCGAACTGACCCTCAAGCCGTTTTACAACCCACAAACCTTCGACTTCAGCCTGCTGATGCAAGCCGTCTCGATTGCCGTGTTGTCGTTCCTGGGCTTCGATGCCATTTCCACCCTCGCCGAAGAAATCAAAGGGGACCCGGGCCGCAGTGTCGGCAAGGCAGCGCTGATTACCCTCGGTGTGATGGGCGTGATTTTCGTGGTGCAAACCTGGATTGCCACCGACCTCGCGGCCGGCATGGGCTTCAAGTCTGCCGACACCGCGTTCTATGAAATTGCCGAAGTCGCTGGCGGCAGCTGGTTGGCGACCCTGACCGCCGTGGCCACCGCATTGGCCTGGGGCATCGCGGTGGCGGTGACGGCGCAAAGCGCTGTTTCACGCCTGCTGTTCGGCATGGCCCGCGACGGCAAATTGCCCAAGGCATTGGCCAAGGTTCACCCCAAGTACAACACCCCGCACATTGCGCTGTACCTGGTGGCCGTGCTGTCGCTGCTGATCTGCTACCTGTTCATCAACTCGGTCGACACCCTGACCTCGCTGGTCAACTTTGGCGCCTTGAGTGGCTTCGTCCTGTTGCACCTCACGGTGATCAACTACTACTGGCGCCGGCAGCAATCAGGCCAGGTCATCCGCCACCTGATCTTCCCGGCGGTGGGCCTGATCATCACCCTGGCGATCATGTACAACATGGGCGTTGCCGCGCAAAAACTCGGCTTCCTGTGGATTGCAGTCGGCCTGGTGTACCTGTTTTTCCTCAACCGCCACAGCACCGGCAGCGCGCTGCCTGATCCGTCCAACAATTGA
- a CDS encoding N-formylglutamate amidohydrolase, protein MHACTESAELGLFTKPAYRLNLEASEHPLILVCEHASRYIPAPLNDLGLSSDAAREHIAWDIGALALAEALSEVLGATLISANYSRLLIDLNRPLHAHSSIPMQSEVYQVPGNQVLDEATRQYRREQLFNPFHQRLAQLIESRQAQGRAVRVVGIHSFTPVYYGQPRTVEAGVLYARAQSYAQRLIDGLSRHELIVAGNQPYTIDPLSDMTVPVHGDARGLDSVLIEVRNDLLRTPEAVQRWADYLAPLL, encoded by the coding sequence ATGCACGCCTGTACTGAGTCTGCCGAGCTTGGTTTGTTTACCAAGCCGGCCTATCGCTTGAACCTGGAAGCGTCCGAGCACCCGTTGATTCTGGTGTGCGAACACGCCAGCCGCTACATCCCTGCGCCCCTGAATGACCTGGGGCTGAGCAGTGACGCCGCACGTGAGCATATCGCCTGGGACATTGGTGCCCTGGCGTTGGCCGAAGCCTTGTCCGAGGTACTGGGCGCGACCCTGATTTCGGCCAATTACTCACGACTGCTGATCGACCTCAACCGGCCACTGCACGCCCACTCCAGCATCCCGATGCAAAGCGAGGTGTATCAGGTGCCGGGCAATCAGGTCCTGGACGAAGCGACCCGTCAGTACCGTCGGGAACAGTTGTTCAACCCGTTCCACCAGCGCCTGGCGCAACTGATCGAGTCACGCCAGGCACAAGGCCGAGCGGTCCGTGTGGTGGGCATTCACAGCTTCACCCCGGTTTACTACGGTCAGCCACGAACGGTCGAAGCCGGCGTGCTGTACGCCCGCGCGCAATCCTACGCCCAACGGCTGATCGACGGTTTGAGCCGACATGAGTTGATCGTGGCCGGTAATCAGCCCTACACCATTGACCCACTGTCCGACATGACCGTGCCGGTGCACGGCGATGCGCGCGGCCTGGACTCGGTGCTGATCGAAGTCCGCAATGATTTGCTGCGTACGCCGGAAGCGGTGCAGCGCTGGGCCGACTATCTGGCACCCCTGCTGTAA
- a CDS encoding glutamine synthetase family protein, with amino-acid sequence MSRTPGVAPLTPVDMTTLVTTDLVGITRGRSFPTDELPRYTATGCGWVPANIVLTPQDTIPSESPWGAYGDLRLIPDMSSRVTVSNGPDANAPAMDFIHADICETDGRPWAACPRTLLTDEIQRYRDQLGLQVNAAFEHEFKLGMATPQPAQPALSLTAQRQGAEFGGWLLSALRAAGAEPEMFLPEFGKNQYEITCRPALGVAAADRAVNLREITREIARQMGMSLTFAPKTEEHGVGNGVHLHMSLQDLEGNPKLYDENLRNGLSMLGEHWAAGIVHYLPALCALTAPTPVSYLRLGPHHWSASYACLGHRNREAALRICPTVSMGEKSQAQQFNLEFRALDATASPHLAMAAILIAGRLGIEQCLPLTAITDKVPDDLSAQERESLGINVLPASLPEALAMLRDSKALFDALPKPLTDSYFALKKEELTLTDQLSPAQLCEHYARLY; translated from the coding sequence ATGAGCCGCACGCCCGGCGTGGCGCCGCTGACGCCCGTGGACATGACCACGCTGGTGACCACCGACCTGGTCGGCATCACACGTGGCCGCTCGTTTCCCACCGATGAGCTACCACGCTATACCGCCACCGGGTGTGGCTGGGTGCCGGCCAATATCGTCCTGACGCCCCAAGACACCATCCCCAGCGAAAGCCCTTGGGGCGCGTATGGCGATCTGCGGTTGATTCCCGACATGAGCAGCCGCGTGACCGTCAGCAACGGCCCGGATGCCAACGCGCCGGCCATGGACTTCATCCACGCCGACATCTGCGAGACCGATGGCCGGCCATGGGCCGCATGCCCGCGTACGCTGTTGACTGACGAAATCCAGCGTTACCGCGACCAGCTCGGTTTGCAGGTCAATGCCGCGTTCGAACATGAATTCAAACTCGGCATGGCGACACCCCAACCTGCGCAACCCGCGTTGTCGCTGACCGCACAACGCCAGGGCGCCGAGTTCGGCGGCTGGCTGCTCAGCGCCTTGCGCGCTGCCGGTGCAGAGCCGGAAATGTTCCTGCCGGAATTCGGTAAAAACCAATACGAAATCACCTGTCGCCCGGCCCTCGGCGTCGCGGCGGCCGACCGTGCGGTGAACCTGCGCGAAATCACCCGTGAGATCGCCCGGCAAATGGGCATGTCGCTGACCTTCGCCCCGAAAACCGAAGAACACGGTGTGGGCAATGGCGTGCACTTGCACATGAGCCTGCAAGACCTGGAGGGCAACCCAAAGCTGTATGACGAAAACCTCCGTAATGGCCTGTCGATGCTCGGCGAACACTGGGCGGCCGGTATCGTGCACTACTTGCCGGCGCTGTGCGCCCTGACCGCGCCGACACCCGTTTCCTATCTGCGCCTGGGGCCTCATCACTGGAGTGCGTCGTACGCGTGCCTCGGGCATCGCAATCGCGAAGCCGCGCTGCGTATCTGCCCGACCGTGAGCATGGGAGAGAAGTCCCAGGCACAGCAATTCAACCTGGAGTTCCGCGCCCTGGACGCCACTGCTTCGCCGCACCTGGCAATGGCCGCGATCCTGATCGCCGGGCGTCTGGGCATCGAACAATGCCTGCCACTCACGGCCATAACCGACAAAGTACCGGACGACCTCAGCGCCCAGGAACGTGAATCCCTGGGGATCAATGTCCTGCCTGCTTCACTGCCAGAAGCACTGGCCATGCTGCGTGACAGCAAGGCGCTGTTCGACGCGCTACCCAAGCCTCTGACTGATTCATATTTTGCGTTAAAGAAGGAAGAACTCACGTTGACGGATCAGCTCTCACCCGCCCAACTCTGTGAGCACTATGCACGCCTGTACTGA
- a CDS encoding isochorismatase family cysteine hydrolase — translation MFILPHRSPRDLPYVTDHTALLLVDMQRAWLDPSLDAHHRGPEADYFLTRAHQMVIPNQRKLLDAMRSAQQNVLHTVIESLTVDGRDRSLDHKLSNLNVPKGSPGAMIVEPLAALENEIVLPKTSSGVFNSTNIDYVLRNLQTRHLIIAGIVTDQCVDMAVRDAADRGYLVTLVEDACATHTEERHHACLNAIKGYCWITDTQTVIGRLQEMLP, via the coding sequence ATGTTTATTCTCCCCCACCGCTCGCCTCGTGACCTGCCGTACGTCACCGACCACACGGCCCTGTTGCTGGTGGACATGCAGCGTGCCTGGCTGGACCCATCGCTTGATGCCCACCACCGAGGCCCGGAGGCGGATTACTTCCTGACCCGCGCACACCAGATGGTCATCCCCAACCAGCGCAAGTTGCTGGACGCCATGCGCTCGGCGCAGCAAAACGTTCTGCATACGGTCATCGAGAGCCTGACCGTCGATGGTCGCGACCGCTCGCTGGACCATAAGTTGTCGAACCTGAATGTGCCCAAGGGCAGCCCCGGCGCGATGATCGTCGAGCCACTGGCGGCGCTAGAAAACGAAATCGTGCTGCCCAAGACCTCGTCGGGCGTCTTCAACTCGACCAACATCGACTACGTCCTGCGCAACCTGCAAACCCGCCACCTGATCATTGCCGGCATCGTCACCGACCAGTGCGTGGACATGGCCGTGCGCGACGCCGCCGACCGTGGCTACCTGGTGACGCTGGTGGAAGACGCGTGCGCGACCCACACCGAAGAACGCCATCACGCGTGCCTGAATGCGATCAAGGGTTACTGCTGGATCACCGACACCCAGACCGTCATCGGCCGTTTGCAGGAGATGCTGCCATGA